One part of the Hydra vulgaris chromosome 01, alternate assembly HydraT2T_AEP genome encodes these proteins:
- the LOC105847878 gene encoding uncharacterized protein LOC105847878 isoform X3, producing MATSNQLTSNNSSENNIASQSFNKCEDEIFINILCELPILLQKSQVPNVKIMKNKAFLRMQDLLFQATGTKSEIKTLAKKIANMKTRLKKKSNIHRTGNKPLKLSMSEQKLANLLDTKKNPNFTQIDGKEQTPCASVAETSGSMFNNSLKCHTIFSLSSSVKSSDQVERSCTNTSSQAWRSIPKRLKLPGETKETIKWSNTELHRVVMLEQLKYYRLKSLKLKNTTPHHILNE from the exons atggctacTTCTAACCAATTGACTTCAAATAATTCAAGTGAAAATAATATAGCTAgtcaaagttttaacaaatgtgaagatgaaatttttataaatatattatgcgAATTACCAATCCTTCTTCAAAAAAGTCAAGTTCCGAAcgttaaaataatgaaaaacaaagcATTTTTAAGAATGCAAGACCTCTTATTCCAAGCCACAGGAACGAAGAGCGAAATAAAAACATTGGCGAAAAAGATTGCCAACATGAAAACAAGGTTGAAGAAAAAGTCTAATATACATCGAACTGGAAATAAGCCTTTAAAGCTTTCGATGAGTGAACAAAAACTTGCAAATCTTCTAGACACAAAAAAGAATCCAAACTTCACACAAATTGATG GCAAAGAACAAACTCCTTGTGCAAGTGTTGCTGAAACAAGTGGTTCTATGTTTAACAACTCATTAAAATGTCACacaatattttcattatcatcatcagTTAAATCTTCTGATCAAGTTGAAAGAAGTTGCA CGAACACTTCTTCTCAAGCATGGAGGTCAATTCCAAAAAGATTGAAACTACCTGGTGAAACTAAAGAAACTATAAAATGGAGCAATACAGAGCTTCACCGTGTGGTCATGCTCGAGCAGCTGAAATATTATCGgttgaaaagtttaaagttgaaaaatactACTCCCCAccatatattaaatgaatag
- the LOC105847878 gene encoding uncharacterized protein LOC105847878 isoform X2, translated as MATSNQLTSNNSSENNIASQSFNKCEDEIFINILCELPILLQKSQVPNVKIMKNKAFLRMQDLLFQATGTKSEIKTLAKKIANMKTRLKKKSNIHRTGNKPLKLSMSEQKLANLLDTKKNPNFTQIDEVILSGKEQTPCASVAETSGSMFNNSLKCHTIFSLSSSVKSSDQVERSCTNTSSQAWRSIPKRLKLPGETKETIKWSNTELHRVVMLEQLKYYRLKSLKLKNTTPHHILNE; from the exons atggctacTTCTAACCAATTGACTTCAAATAATTCAAGTGAAAATAATATAGCTAgtcaaagttttaacaaatgtgaagatgaaatttttataaatatattatgcgAATTACCAATCCTTCTTCAAAAAAGTCAAGTTCCGAAcgttaaaataatgaaaaacaaagcATTTTTAAGAATGCAAGACCTCTTATTCCAAGCCACAGGAACGAAGAGCGAAATAAAAACATTGGCGAAAAAGATTGCCAACATGAAAACAAGGTTGAAGAAAAAGTCTAATATACATCGAACTGGAAATAAGCCTTTAAAGCTTTCGATGAGTGAACAAAAACTTGCAAATCTTCTAGACACAAAAAAGAATCCAAACTTCACACAAATTGATG AGGTAATATTGTCAGGCAAAGAACAAACTCCTTGTGCAAGTGTTGCTGAAACAAGTGGTTCTATGTTTAACAACTCATTAAAATGTCACacaatattttcattatcatcatcagTTAAATCTTCTGATCAAGTTGAAAGAAGTTGCA CGAACACTTCTTCTCAAGCATGGAGGTCAATTCCAAAAAGATTGAAACTACCTGGTGAAACTAAAGAAACTATAAAATGGAGCAATACAGAGCTTCACCGTGTGGTCATGCTCGAGCAGCTGAAATATTATCGgttgaaaagtttaaagttgaaaaatactACTCCCCAccatatattaaatgaatag